Proteins from a genomic interval of Coccinella septempunctata chromosome 2, icCocSept1.1, whole genome shotgun sequence:
- the LOC123308068 gene encoding arginine kinase-like yields the protein MAQGPKECRVKCVLRAMDEAYARLLQSDSKSLLKKYLTQEMYNELKEKRTPTFGSTLLDCIQSGLMNLDSGIGIYAPDPEAYAVFAPLFDAIIQDYHLGFSPAQTHPPLEWGELTAFQNLDPENKYIISTRVRCGRSIEGYPFNPCMTEDHYKEIEQKMTNAFQGLGGELSGTYRPLTKMPKCEQERLIDDHYLFKEGDRFLKAAKACRFWPVGRGIFLNKDKTFLTWVNEEDHLRMISMEPGGDLGNVYRRMIEGVNAIQQQVNFSRSERFGFLTFCPTNLGTTIRASVHIKVPKLSADKEKMKSVAETHHLQVRGTRGEHTESEEGIYDISNKRRLGLTEFQALKEMQEGILEIIKIEQSL from the coding sequence ATGGCTCAAGGTCCAAAGGAATGCCGTGTGAAATGCGTGTTGAGAGCTATGGACGAAGCGTACGCCAGACTACTTCAATCAGACTCGAAATCTCTACTGAAAAAGTACCTAACGCAAGAAATGTATAACGAACTGAAAGAAAAGCGAACTCCCACATTCGGATCAACGCTCCTAGACTGCATCCAATCAGGCTTGATGAATCTGGATTCAGGAATTGGAATATACGCTCCAGACCCCGAGGCGTATGCAGTTTTCGCACCACTTTTCGACGCCATAATCCAGGATTATCATTTGGGATTCTCCCCCGCCCAAACTCACCCACCACTGGAATGGGGAGAGCTCACCGCTTTCCAGAATTTAGACCCAGAGAATAAGTACATCATTTCTACCAGGGTGCGATGCGGGAGATCAATCGAAGGGTATCCTTTCAATCCTTGCATGACGGAGGACCATTACAAGGAAATAGAGCAGAAAATGACGAATGCTTTCCAGGGTCTAGGCGGGGAACTGTCCGGAACATACAGACCTCTCACCAAAATGCCAAAGTGCGAGCAAGAAAGACTGATAGATGATCATTATTTATTCAAGGAAGGGGACAGATTCCTGAAAGCTGCTAAAGCCTGTCGGTTCTGGCCCGTGGGCAGGGGGATCTTCCTGAACAAGGATAAAACGTTTCTCACTTGGGTCAACGAAGAGGATCACTTACGTATGATTTCCATGGAACCTGGAGGCGATTTGGGTAACGTTTACCGCAGAATGATAGAGGGAGTGAACGCCATCCAACAGCAAGTCAATTTCTCAAGAAGCGAGAGATTTGGATTTTTAACGTTCTGCCCGACCAATTTAGGGACCACCATCAGAGCCTCTGTACATATCAAGGTCCCGAAATTATCGGCGgacaaagaaaaaatgaaatccGTCGCTGAGACTCATCATCTTCAGGTGAGAGGAACCAGAGGGGAACACACTGAGTCAGAGGAAGGAATCTATGACATTTCCAACAAACGTAGGCTTGGTTTGACGGAGTTCCAGGCGTTGAAGGAGATGCAGGAAGGCATCTTGGAAATAATCAAAATCGAGCAATCTTTATGA